The following DNA comes from Gopherus flavomarginatus isolate rGopFla2 chromosome 5, rGopFla2.mat.asm, whole genome shotgun sequence.
CACTTGTTCCCCAAGGATTGACTCAGGGGAAGGCAAAACCTGGCAGTCTGCTGTGGCGTTCAACAAGGATGACTTTCATCTCCTTGCATTCGTTAGTAAAGCGTTTAAAACCCCGACAGGCTCTGCCAAATTTACTTTATCCGCTCCTCAGGAAACAATCAAGACACTCATTGTACGGCGAGGGTGCAATCTGAAGGCAACCCACGCTAGTGGTGGGGCTGTTTATATGCATAATGGAGATGCTGATCTCGTTCCAAAGTTAATGTCATAGTGTCAACTCCTGAACACAACTTCTTGCAAAGCTCCCGGTAAATCGTATTAACCATTTAATACCCGGTCGAATTAAAATTTAGACTCCGGGGACGGGAAAATGATACCTCATTGTCCGAATCGGAATGCAAATAATTAGGGCAGATGAATACCCCGACTGCCTGCTGGTAGGTTTGTTTATGCAGTTCTAGCGGGGCTAGTGTACATTTCACAGGTGGTTTACACTCCCATGGTCTGCTTTACGTGGAATAAATCATTATTGATCTAGATCCCTTCACTTATTGCCATGAGCTGTCGTAAAGCTCTGAAGTTTTAATAAGGGGCACTGCGAATACGCCGACCCTTTTATGTCAACAATAATTCAGGGAAGTTAGCAAAGACAGCGCTTCTTTTCTCAATCCTCCTTGCCTTCAGGCTGAGCTTGCTGCTCAAACCTCTGCCACATACAGAAGCCAGGTTGAAGGACTTTCCCCTATGCAGCCAGAGATCGGAAACGTCTGATCTCTAGAAAGGGAAAATCGCTGAGATTCCGGACCTGCAAAAAGGCATCATCAAGGTAACTACAACTCACTTGGCAGTAGATGCTGTGTTAAGATCGCCtctggctccacatgctgccactGCCAATCGGAAATGGAATGAAACTGCATCGGAGTCAGAGCTGATCTAACACGGAGCAGACAGAAGACTACCGAGCAAGAAGGCTGGTGGGGAGCAGCGGCCAGAAAGGATCGCTCGCTGCTGGGGGCTTTCTGTTCTCTCCTTACCGGCTGGAGGCTTTCAAAGGGGAGAGTACAAAAATTCACCGTGAAGGGCTTCTGACTTTCCTGGGAAAGGGAGTAACTGCGCGGGGGAGAAAACCTCTCATACAAGCAATGATCTTACCTAAAGCTATACAGAGAGCGTTCCCATTGGGAGATATCTGCTCTTGAGTGTAGGCAAGGCGAGCTGGCATGCCCAGCGCAGTGGTGCACCCAGAGGGCTCGGAGTAGGGTGGTTCTTCACTGGGCATccccagcccggcagcccagaggAGTGTCTCTCATTTTCACCGAGACGGTGAAGGGCAGAGGTTTGAGGGCCAGCCCGTGGATGCAGTCCATGGTGAGCCGCTCGGCCGGGTTGGCCTCGAAGGTGCACTGGTGCAGGAGGATGGCGGTGAAGAGGAAGATCTGCAGCTTGGAGAGATGGTCGCCGATGCACCTCCTCTTGCCCATGGAGAAGATCATGACGCTGCAGGTGAGGTCTCTGTCCAGCTTCTGCTCTCCGTCCAGAAACCTGCCCGGGTCGAagaggtgggggtccttccacttGTGCCGGTCGTGATTGACCGACCACTGGTTGACGAAGACCACCGTGTCCTTGGGGATGCGGAAGCCCTGGAGCACCACGTCGGCGGTGGTGGCGTGCGGGATGGTGACCGGCACGAAGCTGCTGAAGCGGAGCGTCTCGTAGATGAAGGCTTCCACGCAGGGCAGGCAGCCGCGGTCCTCAGCCGTGGGCAGCCGGTCCCGGCCCACCACGCGGTCCAGCTCCGCCTGCAGCTGGCGCTGGAGGTGCGGGTgcttgagcagcagcagcaggacccagCACAAGGCGGTGGAGGTGGTGTCCTGGCCGGCCCCGAAGATGTCGGTCATGGTGCCCTCCACGTAGTCCCGGCTGAGCCCCTCCTGCGCCCCGCCGCCGCCATGCTCGATCTTGCCGAGGACGGCGTCGCTGATGTCCCGGGTGAGCCGCGGGTCGTAGGTGCGCCGGTGCTGGGCGACCTTGGCCCTGACGAAGTCGTGCAGCTCCTGGTTGAGCGCCTGGAAGTCGCGGAAGACGCTGCGCACGGGGTTGGGGAAGGCCTGGAGCCAGGGCAGCACGTCCACCAGGCTGCCCGCGCCCACCGTCTGCCCGAACTTGTCGTTGCGGCCCAGCAGCGCCCGGAACTCGCCGTCGTCGTGGCTGTAGCGCTGGCCGAAGCACAGGGCGCAGATCACGTTGGCGTTGGCCACCGTGAAGAGCGGGCACGGGTCGAAGTAGGCGCCGCCGGCGCCCCGCCGCAGGAAGCCCCGGATGAGTTCCCGCGCTTCCGCCGCCACGTGCTGCTCGAGGAGCTGCCGGCTGCGGCCGCTGGCGGTGGAGAAGGCCCGCAGGCTGGCGTGGGCCAGGCGGCGGTGGGCTCGCCACAGCTCGCTGTAGCGCCCGAACGCCATGCTCCGGCCGCCGGACACCAGGCGGAAGGAGGGGAAGTCGGGCCGGCCGGCGAACTGCCCGCCCTGCCGCACCAGGGCCTGGCGGATGGCGGCCTCGCCGTTGAGCACCACCACGGCCCGCCGGCCCAGGCGCAGCTGGAAGACGTCGCCGTACCGCTGGGCCATCTTGCAGAAGGTGAGGTGGGGCAGGCGGCCCAgctgcaggacgttacccaccaGGGGCCAGGCGAAGGGACCGGGCGGGCTCCCGCTCGGCGGCCTCAGGCGCCTCCTCGCCCACAGGCAGAGGAAGAAGGCGCTGGCGAGGAGCAGGGCGGGCCGGGCTGTGTCCTTGAACCAGGGGGTTGGATCCCCAGCGCTGCCgccgctgccctcccctcccgtgGCCATAGCGCGGATCCCGCCCAGACTCTGGGTGACGGTCCCGGCCTGGGGAAAAGTCTCGGGAGCCTCTCGTGACCCCAAACTatctggggggggggaatctcctCCGTCCAGCCAGTCACTAGTTCAGCACCTGAACCGCCTAGGGACCTCCCTTGTGCGCTCCCCGGGGGATGGCTCCTTATTGAGCTGGGACACCCAGTAAATCTTCTCCCAGCCTATAGATCCCTCTGCAGTTTCCAGGGTCTCATCATCTCATCCTGAGTTCCTATCGTTTTTGCTTGAGAGAATGAGCTTCTTCAAATTGCCTTGTCAGGTTGATCCTTGAGACTCTATACCAGAGAGCGCCCCACCCCCCCGCCTCTGTCTTTGTCTAGTAATTTCAGTCCGGTCCTGTGTTAACCTTCTCTAAGATCCCTCTCTCGGCTCTGCTCTGGTGATTTGGAAGGGTGCATGCCCTGGCTTTATAGCTGCCTTGAAAGGGGCTGAGCCTCTCTCCTCCCATTGTGGTGGTCCCAGAGTCCCCCGAAAAGTCCGTGCGAAGCGGTTACGTGATTTCATCCCGGGGAGAGTTGAAACAACAGATTCATCCATCAAAAGAGGAAAGTCTGCAGCTTTCCAAACTCTTCCCTGTGCCAAAGGCAACACGGttcccgcagcagcagcagcaggagaagagCTTTTACCACGGATCTCCCTGAGGCTCCTTAACAGGCTTTCCCCACTGGGAGACTTCAGCACAGGGAAGGGGTATTCTTTTGTGCTTTGAAAGAGTCGCTTTCTAACTTCCAAGTTTGTTGATTTCAGTAGAAGCTGCAGTATAGAGCtgcccctccctctcttcccagaggatgctgctgtgtggATGCCAAACGGTTGACAGCCTATGAAGAAGTACCTGCATCTCACCTGCAGGACCAGGTATCCCTCCAGCATTCTGTCACCCTTACCAAGCATCTCATGTAGTTAATATCCAAGTAGTCTACCATGAGATAGGAGCCAGGACACCTAGGTTCTAACAATAACTGGCTGTAAGTTAACTTAAGCAAGTCACATCCTCTCTGTGcctttctccatctataaaatggggctgGAATGTTtgtgaagggctttgagatcccCCAGATGGAAGGAGTTAcaaaagtgcaaagtattttgATAGCACATCTGCAGAAGTTGCCTGTAGAATACATTGTAAGTTCATGATTTTCTTAAGACCAGGTATAGAACATGGAGGAGTCAGCCTGAGCAGGGTGATGGGGAAAAGTAAAGGTACAGTATTCTGTTATGTTCTCAGCTTTGCCAAGGACTTGCTGTGTGATTCTGGGTACATCATAAAGCTGCCCCATCTCTCAGTTTCTCTGTCAATAAATAAAGGGTTTTATTGTCTGTGGATGAAATGAAAAGCCAGATATATGAGCTAAGTATTGCTACCTCTTACTATTCAGTGTTGAATTATGGATACAGTTGTGCCCATACAAAATATTCAGACCAGGAGGTATAAAgaggcaaataaaaacaaaacaaaatataagaTAAAAACATACATCGTCCTCTCATGCCACAGGTGGCTTTCAGAATTCATTCCCTTACTAAGTATGTCTCCTTAGTGGTGCATGAGTTATGACCATATGATATCTGTGTTATTCATGTCTCAGCTTGGTCTGTGAAGAGTATCTGAGAATGTCCTTAACAGGGTTGGGAATCAAAAATTATTAGCACAGTGTGTTGGGGAAAGAGCAGCTGTGAGATGAGTACTAGTGAAGAGGGTCAGAACTGATCCTGTGCAGTGTAATCACCTCCACAGCTTTCTATGGtgtatggtaaaaaaaaaatcaagtagatTTTTTGTCATATCCTGTGGTGATGATACCATCACATCTTCAAAGGGTTTTACAGCCATTACCTACTGAATCCTCATAATACTCTGAGAGGGAGAGAGGTAGAATCATCTAATAAATTTCACCCCCAGCTGTTAGAATCTTGTTTATAACTGCACAGGCAAACTGA
Coding sequences within:
- the LOC127051881 gene encoding cytochrome P450 1B1-like, with amino-acid sequence MATGGEGSGGSAGDPTPWFKDTARPALLLASAFFLCLWARRRLRPPSGSPPGPFAWPLVGNVLQLGRLPHLTFCKMAQRYGDVFQLRLGRRAVVVLNGEAAIRQALVRQGGQFAGRPDFPSFRLVSGGRSMAFGRYSELWRAHRRLAHASLRAFSTASGRSRQLLEQHVAAEARELIRGFLRRGAGGAYFDPCPLFTVANANVICALCFGQRYSHDDGEFRALLGRNDKFGQTVGAGSLVDVLPWLQAFPNPVRSVFRDFQALNQELHDFVRAKVAQHRRTYDPRLTRDISDAVLGKIEHGGGGAQEGLSRDYVEGTMTDIFGAGQDTTSTALCWVLLLLLKHPHLQRQLQAELDRVVGRDRLPTAEDRGCLPCVEAFIYETLRFSSFVPVTIPHATTADVVLQGFRIPKDTVVFVNQWSVNHDRHKWKDPHLFDPGRFLDGEQKLDRDLTCSVMIFSMGKRRCIGDHLSKLQIFLFTAILLHQCTFEANPAERLTMDCIHGLALKPLPFTVSVKMRDTPLGCRAGDAQ